From Papaver somniferum cultivar HN1 unplaced genomic scaffold, ASM357369v1 unplaced-scaffold_16, whole genome shotgun sequence, a single genomic window includes:
- the LOC113337341 gene encoding uncharacterized protein LOC113337341, protein MATSILLRSARSAVKSANIASICLPATGAKAWTAAIPLSRRLGSVATIFSSGYRGSNQKLALKIAREREAVKVTDDIINSEDKLLALFLRWLSINEHHFDVDDRKAFKERFEIFKKTARRVHKHNQTKSSCILGLTYFSDLTPDECINLSYKVYPKKEVKKEVYI, encoded by the exons ATGGCTACTTCGATTCTCCTGAGATCAGCTAGATCTGCTGTTAAATCTGCTAATATAGCTTCCATATGT CTGCCTGCAACTGGTGCAAAGGCTTGGACTGCTGCTATACCATTGAGTCGGAGATTGGGGAGTGTGGCCACAATATTCAG CTCAGGATACCGTGGTAGTAATCAAAAATTGGCACTGAAAATTGCAAGGGAACGTGAAGCTGTGAAGGTAACTGATGATATCATCAATTCTGAGGATAAGCTCCTCGCTCTGTTTTTGAGGTGGTTATCAATTAATGAACACCATTTCGATGTGGATGATAGAAAAGCTTTCAAAGAGAGATTTGAAATCTTCAAGAAAACCGCTCGGCGTGTCCATAAACATAACCAAACCAAGTCTTCCTGCATTCTTGGATTAACCTATTTTTCAGATTTGACTCCAGATGAGTGTATAAACTTGTCGTATAAGGTCTATCCAAAGAAAGAGGTCAAGAAAGAGGTCTATATCTAA